In a single window of the Anaerocolumna cellulosilytica genome:
- the rpoC gene encoding DNA-directed RNA polymerase subunit beta', translating into MPEVVNNESVQEITYDAIKISLASPEKIREWSRGEVKKPETINYRTLKPEKDGLFCEKIFGPSKDWECHCGKYKKIRYKGVVCDRCGVEVTKASVRRERMGHIELAAPVSHIWYFKGIPSRMGLILDLSPRTLEKVLYFAAYIVLDKGNTDLQYKQVLNEKEFREAYEKYGSKFRVGMGAEAIQELLMAINLEAESADLKKGLKDSTGQKRARIIKRLEVVEAFRESGNRPEWMILSVVPVIPPDIRPMVQLDGGRFATSDMNDLYRRIINRNNRLKRLLELGAPDIIVRNEKRMLQEAVDALIDNGRRGRPVTGPGNRALKSLSDMLKGKQGRFRQNLLGKRVDYSGRSVIVVGPELKIYQCGLPKEMAIELFKPFVMKELVARGTAHNIKSAKKMVERLQTEVWDVLEEVIREHPVMLNRAPTLHRLGIQAFEPVLVEGKAIKLHPLVCTAFNADFDGDQMAVHLPLSVEAQAECRFLLLSPNNLLKPSDGGPVAVPSQDMVLGIYYLTLHKPGDMGEGHYFKSVNEAVLAYENGAITLHAKIKVRRSGVNSEGETIVKTVESTLGRFIFNEIISQDLGFVDRTNPDNFLIPEVDFHVGKKQLKKILEKCINTHGATKTAETLDAIKSLGYKYSTRAAMTVSVSDMTVPPQKKTIIAEAEARVEEIAKNFRRGLMTEDERHKAVIDTWKVADDDITEALLTGLDKYNNIYMMADSGARGSDKQIKQLAGMRGLMADTSGRTLELPIKSNFREGLDVLEYFMSAHGARKGLSDTALRTADSGYLTRRLVDVSQDLIIREVDCCEGTDKETPGMWIKAFTDGSEVIESLEERITGRYSCESIYDDNGELIVKANHMITPKRAARIVGTKKIEEAGNNAKVKIRTILSCKSHIGVCAKCYGANMATGEAVQVGEAVGIIAAQSIGEPGTQLTMRTFHTGGVAGDDITQGLPRVEELFEARKPKGLAIIAEFGGIVTIKDTKKKREVIVTNNETGEAKTYLIPYGSRIKVMDGDILEAGDELTEGSVNPHDILKIKGVRAVQDYMIQEVQRVYRLQGVEINDKHIEVIVRQMLKKIRIENSGDSDFLPGKLIDILDFEDVNEKLEGEGQTLAEGKQVMLGITKASLATNSFLSAASFQETTKVLTEAAINGKIDPLIGLKENVIIGKLIPAGTGMKRYRSVKLDSDMDEELLISEDFEDDDYDSFHYSESAMDDIDGIEIDEYEEDDILDDDFSEEDFSDELEEDAVLKNKR; encoded by the coding sequence ATGCCAGAAGTAGTAAACAATGAGAGTGTTCAGGAAATTACCTATGACGCTATAAAAATTAGCCTAGCTTCTCCTGAAAAAATCAGGGAATGGTCAAGAGGCGAAGTAAAAAAACCTGAGACCATTAACTACAGAACTTTAAAGCCGGAAAAAGATGGTTTGTTCTGTGAAAAGATTTTCGGACCAAGCAAGGACTGGGAGTGTCATTGTGGAAAATACAAAAAAATCAGATACAAGGGTGTAGTATGTGACCGATGTGGTGTTGAAGTTACAAAAGCAAGTGTCCGTAGAGAAAGAATGGGACACATTGAATTAGCAGCGCCGGTATCCCATATCTGGTACTTTAAAGGAATTCCAAGCAGAATGGGTCTTATCTTAGACTTATCTCCAAGAACTCTTGAAAAAGTACTTTATTTTGCCGCTTATATTGTATTAGACAAAGGAAATACAGATTTACAATACAAACAAGTTTTAAATGAAAAAGAATTTAGAGAAGCTTATGAAAAATACGGCAGTAAGTTCCGTGTTGGAATGGGTGCGGAAGCAATTCAGGAATTATTAATGGCAATCAATCTGGAAGCGGAATCTGCTGATTTAAAAAAAGGTTTAAAAGATTCTACGGGACAGAAGAGAGCAAGAATCATCAAAAGACTGGAAGTAGTAGAAGCCTTTAGAGAATCTGGAAACCGTCCTGAATGGATGATTCTTTCGGTAGTGCCTGTAATTCCTCCGGATATCAGGCCTATGGTTCAGCTTGACGGTGGTCGTTTCGCGACTTCTGATATGAATGACTTGTACAGAAGGATTATTAACCGAAACAACCGTTTGAAAAGACTGCTTGAATTAGGTGCGCCTGATATTATTGTCCGTAATGAAAAAAGAATGCTTCAAGAAGCAGTGGATGCCCTAATAGATAATGGTAGAAGAGGAAGACCAGTAACAGGGCCTGGTAACCGTGCCTTAAAATCTTTATCGGATATGTTAAAGGGTAAACAAGGTCGTTTCCGTCAGAACTTACTTGGAAAACGTGTTGACTACTCCGGACGTTCCGTTATCGTAGTTGGACCGGAACTAAAGATCTATCAGTGTGGTCTTCCGAAAGAAATGGCAATCGAGTTATTTAAGCCTTTCGTAATGAAAGAATTAGTTGCCAGAGGAACTGCACATAATATAAAATCTGCTAAGAAGATGGTTGAAAGACTTCAGACAGAAGTATGGGATGTTTTAGAAGAGGTAATCAGAGAACATCCGGTTATGTTAAACCGTGCTCCGACTCTTCATAGACTTGGTATTCAGGCTTTTGAGCCCGTACTTGTTGAAGGTAAAGCAATTAAACTGCATCCTCTTGTATGTACTGCATTCAACGCCGATTTCGATGGTGACCAGATGGCAGTGCATCTTCCATTATCTGTGGAAGCACAGGCAGAGTGCCGTTTCTTATTGTTATCTCCAAATAACCTGTTAAAGCCTTCCGATGGTGGCCCGGTTGCCGTTCCTTCACAGGATATGGTACTTGGTATTTACTACCTGACTCTTCATAAACCTGGTGATATGGGCGAAGGACATTACTTTAAGAGTGTTAATGAGGCTGTTTTAGCATATGAAAATGGAGCCATTACTTTACACGCAAAGATTAAAGTAAGAAGAAGTGGTGTAAACAGCGAAGGGGAAACAATTGTTAAAACAGTGGAATCTACACTGGGACGTTTTATCTTCAATGAAATCATCAGCCAGGACTTAGGATTTGTAGACAGAACAAACCCTGATAATTTCTTAATTCCTGAGGTTGATTTCCATGTAGGTAAAAAACAGCTTAAGAAGATTCTTGAAAAATGTATTAATACCCACGGAGCAACCAAAACGGCTGAAACTTTGGATGCAATTAAGTCCTTAGGATATAAATACTCTACAAGGGCAGCCATGACAGTATCTGTATCTGACATGACCGTACCTCCTCAGAAAAAGACGATTATTGCAGAAGCTGAGGCAAGGGTAGAAGAAATCGCTAAAAATTTCCGCCGTGGTCTTATGACGGAGGATGAAAGACACAAAGCTGTAATTGATACCTGGAAAGTTGCCGATGATGACATTACAGAGGCGCTTTTAACAGGTCTTGATAAATATAACAACATCTATATGATGGCAGACTCCGGAGCCCGTGGTTCTGATAAGCAGATTAAACAGCTTGCAGGTATGCGTGGACTTATGGCGGATACTTCCGGTCGTACACTGGAGTTACCAATTAAATCAAACTTCCGTGAAGGCCTTGACGTTTTGGAATACTTTATGTCTGCCCATGGTGCAAGAAAAGGTCTTTCTGATACAGCACTACGTACTGCCGATTCCGGTTACTTAACCCGTCGTCTGGTAGATGTATCCCAGGATTTAATTATCCGTGAAGTGGATTGTTGTGAAGGTACAGATAAAGAAACACCGGGTATGTGGATTAAAGCTTTTACAGACGGCAGTGAAGTAATTGAAAGCCTAGAAGAAAGAATTACAGGTAGATACTCTTGTGAAAGTATCTACGATGATAATGGTGAATTAATTGTAAAAGCAAATCATATGATTACACCAAAAAGAGCAGCAAGAATTGTTGGCACTAAGAAGATTGAAGAGGCAGGAAACAATGCGAAAGTTAAGATTCGTACTATTCTATCCTGTAAATCCCACATTGGTGTATGTGCGAAGTGCTATGGAGCCAACATGGCGACTGGTGAAGCAGTTCAGGTTGGTGAAGCAGTAGGTATTATTGCGGCTCAGTCTATCGGTGAACCGGGTACACAGCTTACCATGCGTACGTTCCATACTGGTGGAGTTGCCGGTGATGATATTACACAGGGTCTTCCTCGTGTCGAAGAACTTTTCGAGGCCAGAAAGCCTAAGGGTCTTGCGATTATTGCTGAATTCGGCGGTATTGTAACAATTAAGGACACTAAGAAGAAACGTGAAGTAATCGTAACCAATAATGAGACCGGTGAAGCGAAAACCTACCTTATTCCTTATGGCTCCAGAATTAAAGTTATGGACGGAGATATATTAGAGGCGGGTGATGAGCTTACAGAAGGTAGTGTAAATCCACACGATATCCTAAAAATAAAGGGTGTACGTGCCGTACAGGATTACATGATTCAGGAAGTTCAAAGAGTATACCGTTTACAGGGTGTTGAAATTAATGATAAGCATATCGAAGTAATTGTACGTCAGATGCTTAAGAAAATCCGTATCGAAAATAGTGGAGATTCTGATTTCTTACCAGGTAAATTAATTGATATATTGGATTTTGAAGATGTGAATGAAAAATTAGAAGGTGAAGGTCAGACATTAGCAGAAGGTAAACAGGTAATGCTTGGTATTACAAAGGCATCTCTTGCAACAAACTCCTTCCTTTCTGCCGCCTCCTTCCAGGAGACTACAAAAGTCTTAACCGAAGCTGCCATTAATGGAAAGATAGATCCATTAATTGGTCTGAAAGAAAATGTAATCATCGGTAAATTAATTCCTGCCGGTACTGGTATGAAACGTTATCGTTCCGTTAAACTTGACAGTGATATGGATGAAGAGTTATTAATATCAGAAGACTTTGAGGATGATGATTATGACAGCTTCCACTATTCAGAATCAGCTATGGATGATATAGACGGAATTGAAATCGATGAATATGAAGAGGATGATATCCTTGACGATGATTTTAGTGAAGAGGATTTTTCTGACGAATTAGAAGAAGATGCTGTGCTAAAGAATAAACGATAA
- the rpoB gene encoding DNA-directed RNA polymerase subunit beta, with protein MDKNRIRPIKVGNGVRMSYSRQKEVLEMPNLIEVQKNSYQWFLDEGLKEVFEDISPIEDYSGHLSLEFVDFVLCEDDVKYSIEECKERDATYAAPLKVKVRLHNKENDEINEHDIFMGDLPLMTETGTFVINGAERVIVSQLVRSPGIYYAIGHDKIGKKLYSSTVIPNRGAWLEYETDSNDVFYVRVDRNRKVPITVLIRALGIGSNVEIQELFGEEPKITASITKDPSDNYQDGLLELYKKLRPGEPLSVESAESLINSMFFDPRRYDLAKVGRFKFNKKLALKNRVIGFALTEDVINQETGEIIAEAGTVITEEIATEIQNAAVRSIMVQAEERNVKVLSNLMVDLGYYVDVNQEELGVTEEVYYPVLKSILDEFNNIEDIKTAIKKNICELIPKHITKEDIIASINYNIHLEYGIGHADDIDHLGNRRIRAVGELLQNQYRIGLSRMERVVRERMTTQDLEGVSPQSLINIKPVTAAVKEFFGSSQLSQFMDQHNPLGELTHKRRLSALGPGGLSRDRAGFEVRDVHYSHYGRMCPVETPEGPNIGLINSLASYARINEYGFIEAPYRKVDKADPKNPRVTDEVVYLTADEEDKYVVAQANEPLDENGYFVGVNISGRYMDETLEFEKHKIDLMDVSPKMVFSVATAMIPFLENDDANRALMGSNMQRQAVPLLITEAPVVGTGIELKAAVDSGVCVVSKKAGVVDKSTSKEIIIKNDDGSKTAYKLLKFSRSNQGTCINQRPIVVKGDKVEAGQVIADGPSTSQGELALGKNPLIGFMTWEGYNYEDAVLLSERLVQEDVYTSVHIEEYEAESRDTKLGPEEITRDVPGVGDDALKDLDERGIIRIGAEVRAGDILVGKVTPKGETELTAEERLLRAIFGEKAREVRDTSLRVPHGEYGIIVDAKVFTRENGDELSPGVNQTVRVYIAQKRKIQVGDKMAGRHGNKGVVSRVLPAEDMPFLPNGRPLDIVLNPLGVPSRMNIGQVLEIHLSLASRALGFKVATPVFDGANEYDIMDTLELANDYVNSDWNDFVAKYKDILDPELMDYLENNKAYREEWKGVPINRDGKVRLRDGRTGEYFDGAVTVGFMHYLKLHHLVDDKIHARSTGPYSLVTQQPLGGKAQFGGQRFGEMEVWALEAYGAAYTLQEILTVKSDDVTGRVKTYEAIIKGENISEPGIPESFKVLLKELQSLALDVIVLDEHGQEVKMTENIDYGDGDLTPLIEGESNFRYDEDYNEAGYRETTAEEEESFFDSFEEDTVDIAEVDDEIED; from the coding sequence ATGGATAAAAACAGGATACGTCCAATCAAAGTTGGTAACGGCGTAAGAATGAGCTACTCTAGGCAAAAAGAAGTATTAGAAATGCCAAATCTTATTGAGGTTCAGAAAAACTCATATCAGTGGTTTTTAGATGAAGGACTGAAAGAAGTATTTGAAGACATTTCTCCGATTGAAGATTATAGCGGACACTTAAGCCTTGAGTTTGTTGATTTTGTGCTGTGTGAAGATGATGTAAAATATTCAATTGAAGAGTGTAAGGAAAGAGATGCAACCTATGCAGCTCCTCTTAAAGTTAAAGTCAGACTTCACAACAAAGAGAACGATGAAATCAATGAGCACGATATTTTTATGGGCGACTTACCATTAATGACCGAGACTGGAACTTTCGTTATTAACGGTGCCGAAAGAGTTATCGTTAGCCAGTTAGTACGTTCCCCCGGTATCTACTATGCAATTGGACACGATAAAATTGGTAAAAAGCTATACTCCTCAACTGTAATTCCAAACCGCGGTGCATGGTTAGAATATGAGACAGATTCTAACGATGTTTTTTATGTGCGCGTTGATAGAAACCGTAAGGTGCCTATTACTGTATTAATACGTGCGTTGGGTATAGGAAGTAACGTTGAAATTCAGGAGTTGTTTGGTGAAGAACCCAAAATTACTGCTAGTATAACAAAAGACCCATCTGATAATTATCAAGATGGCTTACTCGAATTGTATAAGAAATTACGTCCGGGTGAACCGCTTTCCGTAGAAAGTGCGGAATCTTTAATTAACAGCATGTTTTTTGACCCGAGAAGATATGATCTTGCTAAAGTAGGAAGATTCAAATTTAACAAAAAACTTGCACTTAAAAATCGTGTAATAGGTTTTGCGCTGACAGAAGATGTAATTAATCAAGAGACCGGTGAAATCATTGCAGAAGCAGGAACTGTCATTACGGAAGAAATAGCAACAGAAATCCAGAACGCGGCAGTACGTTCTATTATGGTACAAGCGGAAGAAAGAAATGTCAAAGTTCTTTCTAACCTTATGGTAGACTTAGGTTATTATGTCGATGTCAACCAAGAAGAACTGGGAGTAACAGAAGAAGTTTATTATCCAGTATTAAAAAGTATTTTAGATGAATTTAATAATATAGAAGATATTAAAACAGCTATTAAGAAAAATATCTGTGAATTAATACCAAAACATATCACAAAAGAAGATATTATAGCATCCATCAACTACAATATTCACTTAGAATATGGTATTGGTCATGCAGATGACATTGACCATTTAGGAAACAGAAGAATCAGAGCTGTCGGTGAATTATTACAGAACCAGTACAGAATCGGTCTGTCCAGAATGGAACGTGTTGTAAGAGAAAGAATGACGACACAGGATTTAGAGGGTGTAAGCCCTCAATCATTGATTAATATTAAACCGGTTACTGCAGCTGTGAAGGAATTCTTTGGAAGTTCCCAGCTGTCACAGTTTATGGATCAGCACAATCCTTTAGGTGAATTAACCCATAAGAGACGTTTATCTGCGTTAGGTCCGGGTGGTTTATCTCGTGATCGTGCCGGATTCGAGGTACGTGACGTTCACTATTCCCATTACGGAAGAATGTGCCCGGTAGAAACACCCGAAGGTCCTAACATCGGTCTGATTAACTCCTTAGCATCTTATGCAAGGATTAATGAATATGGTTTTATCGAAGCACCTTATCGTAAAGTAGATAAGGCTGACCCTAAAAATCCAAGAGTAACTGATGAGGTTGTATACTTAACAGCAGATGAAGAAGATAAATATGTAGTAGCACAGGCGAATGAACCACTGGATGAAAACGGTTATTTCGTAGGCGTTAATATCTCCGGTCGTTATATGGATGAAACTCTCGAATTTGAAAAACACAAAATCGATTTAATGGACGTTTCTCCTAAGATGGTATTTTCCGTAGCTACTGCTATGATTCCATTCCTTGAAAATGATGATGCGAACCGTGCCCTTATGGGATCCAACATGCAGCGTCAGGCCGTTCCTTTGTTGATTACCGAAGCACCTGTAGTTGGTACCGGTATTGAATTAAAGGCGGCTGTTGACTCCGGTGTATGTGTTGTGTCCAAAAAAGCCGGTGTGGTAGATAAATCTACTTCCAAGGAAATTATTATTAAAAATGATGATGGTTCAAAAACTGCTTATAAACTATTAAAGTTCTCAAGAAGTAATCAGGGTACCTGCATTAACCAAAGACCAATCGTGGTAAAAGGTGACAAAGTTGAAGCAGGTCAGGTTATTGCTGACGGTCCTTCTACTTCTCAGGGTGAATTGGCTCTTGGTAAGAACCCGTTAATCGGATTTATGACTTGGGAAGGTTATAATTATGAAGATGCGGTTCTTTTAAGTGAAAGACTGGTACAGGAAGATGTGTATACCTCTGTTCATATTGAAGAGTATGAAGCAGAATCTAGAGATACTAAACTAGGACCGGAAGAAATCACAAGAGACGTTCCGGGTGTCGGCGACGATGCACTTAAGGATTTGGATGAGAGAGGTATCATAAGAATCGGTGCAGAAGTACGTGCCGGAGATATCTTAGTTGGTAAAGTTACACCTAAGGGTGAGACAGAACTGACAGCAGAAGAAAGACTGCTTCGTGCAATCTTTGGTGAAAAGGCAAGAGAAGTAAGAGATACATCCCTTAGAGTTCCTCACGGTGAGTATGGTATTATTGTCGATGCCAAAGTATTTACCAGAGAGAATGGAGATGAACTTTCTCCGGGTGTAAATCAGACTGTACGTGTATATATTGCGCAAAAGAGAAAAATCCAGGTGGGAGATAAGATGGCTGGACGTCATGGTAATAAGGGTGTTGTATCCCGTGTATTACCGGCAGAAGATATGCCTTTCTTACCAAACGGAAGACCACTTGACATCGTATTAAATCCTCTGGGTGTGCCTTCTCGTATGAACATCGGTCAGGTACTTGAAATCCACTTAAGCCTTGCGTCAAGAGCACTTGGATTTAAAGTGGCAACACCGGTATTTGATGGTGCCAATGAGTACGATATCATGGATACCTTAGAACTGGCAAATGATTATGTTAACTCAGATTGGAATGATTTTGTTGCAAAATACAAGGATATTTTAGATCCTGAGTTAATGGATTATCTGGAGAATAATAAAGCTTACCGTGAAGAGTGGAAGGGTGTACCAATCAATCGTGATGGTAAAGTAAGACTTCGTGACGGTCGTACTGGAGAGTACTTTGACGGTGCTGTTACAGTTGGATTCATGCACTACTTAAAACTTCACCACTTGGTTGATGATAAGATTCATGCCCGTTCTACCGGACCTTACTCACTAGTAACACAGCAGCCTCTGGGCGGTAAAGCCCAATTCGGTGGACAGAGATTCGGTGAAATGGAGGTTTGGGCACTGGAAGCTTATGGTGCAGCTTACACACTTCAGGAAATCCTGACAGTAAAATCCGATGATGTTACCGGACGTGTTAAGACCTATGAAGCTATCATCAAAGGCGAAAATATTTCAGAACCTGGTATTCCGGAATCCTTTAAGGTTCTCCTTAAAGAGTTACAGTCTCTGGCACTTGATGTTATTGTCTTAGATGAACATGGCCAGGAAGTTAAGATGACTGAGAATATTGATTATGGTGACGGAGATTTAACTCCATTAATTGAAGGTGAAAGTAACTTTAGATATGATGAAGATTATAATGAAGCCGGATATCGTGAGACTACTGCAGAGGAAGAAGAAAGCTTCTTTGATTCCTTTGAAGAAGACACCGTTGACATAGCAGAAGTAGATGATGAAATTGAAGATTAA
- the rplL gene encoding 50S ribosomal protein L7/L12 has protein sequence MTTQEFIEAIKGLTVLELNDLVKACEEEFGVSAAAGVVVAGPAAGGAAEEEKTEFDVELTDVGANKVKVIKVVREITGLGLKEAKDLVDNAPKTLKEAASKDEAADIKAKLEAEGAKVTIK, from the coding sequence ATGACAACTCAAGAGTTTATCGAAGCTATTAAGGGCTTAACAGTATTAGAATTAAATGATTTAGTAAAAGCATGTGAAGAAGAATTTGGTGTATCCGCAGCAGCAGGTGTTGTAGTAGCAGGTCCTGCAGCAGGTGGCGCAGCAGAAGAAGAAAAAACTGAATTCGACGTAGAATTAACAGACGTTGGTGCTAACAAAGTTAAAGTTATTAAAGTAGTTCGTGAAATCACTGGCTTAGGCTTAAAAGAAGCAAAAGATCTTGTTGATAACGCTCCTAAGACTCTTAAAGAAGCTGCATCTAAAGATGAAGCTGCTGATATCAAAGCTAAACTTGAAGCAGAAGGTGCTAAAGTTACAATCAAATAA
- the rplJ gene encoding 50S ribosomal protein L10 → MAKVELKQPIVDEIKGYVEQSKAIVAVDYRGLTVEEDTKLRKQLREAGVVYKVYKNTLLKRAFEGTVYESLTQHLEGPTAVAFGVEDATAPARIINDVIKTAPKLEFKAGVVDGTYYDEKGIQVIATIPSKEVLISKLLGSLQSPITNFARVLKQIAEKQEGVA, encoded by the coding sequence ATGGCAAAAGTAGAATTGAAACAACCTATCGTTGATGAAATCAAAGGATATGTAGAACAATCTAAAGCAATCGTTGCAGTTGACTATCGTGGTCTTACTGTTGAAGAAGATACAAAGCTTCGTAAACAGTTAAGAGAAGCAGGTGTTGTTTACAAAGTATACAAAAATACTTTATTAAAACGTGCATTTGAAGGAACTGTATACGAAAGTCTTACACAGCATTTAGAAGGACCTACAGCTGTAGCTTTCGGTGTCGAAGATGCAACAGCTCCTGCAAGAATCATTAATGATGTAATTAAAACTGCTCCTAAGTTAGAGTTCAAAGCTGGTGTTGTTGATGGAACTTACTATGATGAAAAAGGCATACAAGTTATCGCAACAATCCCTTCAAAGGAAGTACTTATTTCCAAATTACTTGGAAGTTTACAGTCTCCTATCACAAACTTTGCTCGTGTGCTTAAGCAAATTGCTGAAAAGCAAGAAGGCGTTGCCTAA
- the rplA gene encoding 50S ribosomal protein L1, with protein MKRGKKYAEAAKLIDRASLYDAADAISLVKKSAVAKFDETIEAHIRLGVDGRHADQQVRGAVVLPHGTGKTVRVLVFAKGDKVAEAEAAGADFVGGDELVPKIQNDGWFEFDVVVATPDMMGVVGRLGRVLGPKGLMPNPKAGTVTMDVAKAVNDIKAGKIEYRLDKTNIIHVPLGKASFSEDQLADNFHTLIGAINKAKPSAAKGQYLKSVTLASTMGPGVKLNTAKLAQ; from the coding sequence ATGAAAAGAGGAAAAAAATACGCAGAAGCTGCTAAGCTTATCGACAGAGCTAGTCTTTACGATGCAGCAGATGCAATTAGTTTAGTTAAAAAATCAGCAGTTGCAAAATTCGATGAAACAATAGAAGCACACATCAGACTTGGTGTTGATGGACGTCATGCTGACCAGCAGGTACGTGGTGCAGTAGTTCTGCCTCACGGAACAGGTAAAACTGTTAGAGTTCTTGTATTTGCAAAAGGCGATAAAGTAGCTGAAGCAGAAGCAGCAGGAGCAGATTTCGTTGGTGGAGATGAATTAGTACCTAAGATTCAGAACGACGGTTGGTTTGAATTTGATGTAGTTGTTGCTACTCCGGACATGATGGGTGTTGTAGGTCGTTTAGGACGTGTACTTGGACCTAAAGGTTTAATGCCTAACCCTAAAGCTGGTACTGTTACCATGGATGTTGCAAAAGCTGTTAATGATATTAAAGCTGGTAAGATCGAATATAGATTAGATAAAACAAATATTATTCATGTGCCATTGGGTAAAGCTTCTTTTAGCGAAGATCAATTAGCGGACAACTTCCATACGCTGATCGGTGCAATCAATAAAGCAAAACCTTCTGCAGCAAAAGGACAATACTTAAAGAGCGTAACCTTAGCTTCCACTATGGGACCTGGTGTTAAATTAAACACTGCTAAATTAGCTCAGTAA
- the rplK gene encoding 50S ribosomal protein L11, which produces MAKKVTGYIKLQIPAAKATPAPPVGPALGQHGVNIVQFTKEFNARTADQEGMIIPVVITVYQDRSFSFITKTPPAAVLLKKACNLKSGSAAPNKTKVATITKAEVQKIAELKMPDLNAANIDSAISMISGTARSMGITVVE; this is translated from the coding sequence ATGGCAAAGAAAGTTACAGGTTATATTAAATTACAGATTCCAGCTGCAAAGGCAACGCCGGCTCCGCCGGTAGGACCTGCATTAGGTCAGCATGGTGTAAACATTGTACAATTTACAAAAGAATTTAATGCAAGAACAGCTGATCAGGAAGGAATGATTATTCCTGTAGTAATTACAGTATATCAGGACAGAAGTTTCAGTTTCATCACTAAGACTCCGCCGGCAGCAGTTTTATTAAAGAAGGCTTGCAATCTGAAATCCGGTTCTGCTGCGCCTAATAAAACCAAGGTAGCAACAATTACAAAAGCAGAAGTACAAAAAATTGCAGAATTAAAAATGCCTGATTTAAATGCAGCAAACATTGATTCAGCAATCAGTATGATTTCTGGTACTGCAAGAAGTATGGGAATCACGGTTGTTGAATAA
- the nusG gene encoding transcription termination/antitermination protein NusG — translation MSKTNWYVVHTYSGYENKVKANIEKTIENRKLQDQILEVSVPLQDVIEVKNGVKKKVQKKMFPGYVLLNMEMNDDTWYVVRNTRGVTGFVGPGSKPVPLTEIEMKSMGIKKDDVVIDFEIGDMVEVISGVWENTTGIIKQINTHKQIVTISVDMFGRETPVEISFTDIKKM, via the coding sequence ATGTCAAAGACAAATTGGTACGTTGTTCATACCTACTCAGGATATGAGAATAAGGTAAAAGCCAACATTGAGAAAACAATTGAAAACAGAAAGCTTCAAGATCAAATCTTAGAGGTATCCGTTCCTCTTCAGGATGTTATCGAAGTAAAGAACGGCGTTAAGAAAAAAGTTCAGAAGAAAATGTTCCCTGGATATGTTTTACTTAACATGGAAATGAACGATGATACCTGGTACGTAGTTCGTAATACACGAGGCGTAACCGGCTTTGTCGGTCCTGGTTCTAAACCTGTCCCATTAACCGAAATTGAGATGAAGTCAATGGGAATTAAGAAAGATGATGTTGTGATTGATTTTGAAATTGGTGATATGGTTGAGGTTATTTCCGGTGTGTGGGAAAATACAACTGGTATTATCAAGCAGATTAATACCCACAAGCAGATTGTCACTATTAGTGTCGATATGTTTGGGCGTGAAACTCCTGTCGAAATAAGTTTCACGGATATAAAAAAAATGTAG
- the secE gene encoding preprotein translocase subunit SecE, protein MGETANTTEKAPKKSWFKGLKTEFSKIVWPDKESLAKQSVAVIVISIFLGVIISILDLGIKYGIEVLIK, encoded by the coding sequence ATGGGAGAAACTGCTAATACAACAGAAAAAGCTCCAAAGAAAAGTTGGTTTAAAGGTCTTAAAACTGAGTTTTCCAAAATAGTTTGGCCTGATAAAGAATCACTTGCGAAGCAGTCAGTGGCTGTCATTGTTATATCTATCTTTTTAGGGGTAATTATTTCTATATTAGATTTAGGTATTAAATACGGTATAGAAGTTCTTATTAAATAG
- the rpmG gene encoding 50S ribosomal protein L33, giving the protein MRVKITLACTECKQRNYNMTKEKKTHPDRMETKKYCKFCKSHTLHKETK; this is encoded by the coding sequence GTGCGCGTAAAGATCACATTGGCATGTACAGAATGTAAACAACGTAACTATAACATGACAAAAGAAAAGAAAACACATCCAGACAGAATGGAAACAAAAAAATATTGTAAATTCTGCAAATCACACACATTACACAAAGAAACAAAATAA